One part of the Trichoplusia ni isolate ovarian cell line Hi5 chromosome 2, tn1, whole genome shotgun sequence genome encodes these proteins:
- the LOC113503342 gene encoding uncharacterized protein LOC113503342, whose translation MSDTLDLGSNNLCIPEDAFEKFQSISMYEEPAQLSLARQETSKGMNSPQNSNCGLIFDNEVIVGTEIEINTIFSESNPSPLDIQNSNNLYLDTCVTDEQLKDILEEDIVPQQDELQVANKPKEEQLEVDTVPQQDDLSVDTLLQPNVLQMDIVPEPDKLQKNNAPQQSKSQQDYRPQQEEIQVDSISQSPKTRNSRKKRQNSVYYERPSVETKNDSGLKSSQVSKETLIENKSKRAKKTTPRKSVENELSSAPSTSLGLDQEIIGGKRIRRRPKRYASSNVYLYSSDSDQSDTHRIIEPDELPKSVKSTKNRRSQRKSSKTHELEEENHESLHPEVFSELCETLALNPVKPNSKSKSKSKIKILSDVKLTNSEDLDNMTLSQIKQKKNGVGESKSKTGKSKNGVKHVDVDLPLQPHNKSVEKTKGRSRGRARKKSTIDNTPESISTIQTPQITNNENKEIVETMNLETETISSTTDSVCNGNNSTSQANTTLDTNINESLDVTDSFSTRNTKMPTMSDFEYNIDSGLSKDSSVNQGNSKQDNSSLAEDSSKRPKRKKGQVLHYQEESDEDPYANIELSDDSEPISRKGKRYYSDDEYVPGRKELTDENSTDSEVLEIVDEDKLQKKKRVRSKKSDSQSPRKKTNKDKHNTTQEIDDDDIEVSLQGTVIKGGDEPQPSTSWACSDEFENFLAKKIQGTNLKIKKVSSTNPSETKTLEIPMIDSDAKRTIEMCTQTNIPKMASTAVQTSLPYDVPMKEAIALTAEQSEKACEFLTSIVNTTSELGTLMTQKSEDFIKKKINTNHVNDTMKVDYCVKKSFLLLKLAKHNLTQMEEDLGKQYEIFLNSNGLAYCREAQKEILSTPNEISSDSDCEIVEEPIVVEKPNGNRNCASAKKIFLNKELSIKIKKKTSENKTLNILKSGSSVWLGKTVVKKVQSNTQSFLAQDSRNKKPPDNKITTKMVSDFFKNYNHQRVMSTCASFVTTDWLKVNTESVCNYFVVKPLNFKNNVNYPENGEISMNSTASNTRAAGRNHDFNNVKNNAKCNIVTSPETLFKMCYRKVRNQLHENSCVKEVCQQIRNELADGKKEPVTLLQLSLRALGGEAADNEERSTSSSQTILSYETSQSALPLKKLCYQKVVEVLYHSQKDSGEAQQADETSLSTLAFNDLLPISSPNNSYQTRSFEYGIKSLFKLCVEFIQRNQVYDNNIFIPKTLKSLSFKSVQQLLYGEFNHDLMLSSQFNFTVPQHDGEITTPGLTINSVNTLSEEAFLNLEESHADGSDRSEYFDDFVQEDHYESEFNETEDNNQTETNWVSQVQLKELRSCVNNNNSSAAIKEENMLLPTQIKIEPAEELPENEDCPAFVKTEPTAPGLDEMTMFPGVKPELDPETSGSGTVPQNNSEYSIDAFEEFVTSNKLVNGLQGCDIYSQSAARVRRQHEPDYYEEVDTSMSLLVPQTYEPLSVDTAKGSLMETSSDEDISKSKKGIGKKKVDKRNKSKNKKLEQQSTSKDVPAQSRDESSLVEVANLTKKMRDRITQEEERDASTDSENEDLPLRLRRRKDQQNQAQTSKTKDSQSENSEIQCNNVDSTDKVDDVDKFTGFTAIDQNEMSTYKKYMEFVYDKIMPKDEATQDSKDSSTAKESQDSNIGELISPDEPVELLECEPTMPIFDDIADGRNENIDEPKEIVDKPLKQSAPSFVDRHGWHCYPLDPEDTKLYLSNCVVLEKLPGSFFNTYFEYQNMNMDENDAEINRLTNLNTLTRAAQVKEVKSKKSKRDATGTIKSEPGSDPASPSNSDHYEELEPSDDEGTRVEDEVPPPMPQRQTENAIAKNLLMDDNNSDADEPHIKEEPLDKEVKKSKENSKTRKSGVELSDSEDLMLTADKVMNKELNQLHAPVVLDEAKETPTNGPVTRNKQKNGSKNQSSGSKVIVEDDSSSEEEKQWVTTKEKLLKRLCRKEDQSLDDAKRAKLVTEFIERRTDCPDSYHRPRHKSKRTSKKVLERQKQLRVLSRELFGEPDPSTSKRSQKAQASLLYKGRRNIRKVIDKKSLARSTVVANMEEFERKRRLNARQAALRERLGCEEGVNVLVINDEVCLEYDFEANRPIVTVHSFFTKVMKAHQYEGVKFMWDACFESVSELEAGRGGGGCILAHCMGLGKTLQVLALLHTVLTHPRVGIKRVLVVCPLSTVLNWVDEIHKWIGPVTNKIKVFELSKLKKTYERAYQLEDWFNGGGIFIIGYELFRSLSTLDPFLDDIRPTIINKIRTALLDPGPDIIVCDEGHLLKNDCSVLSVAMSRVVTKRRIILTGTPMQNNLREYYCMVNFVKPNLLGTYAEYSNRFENPIMNGQHRDSREEDIKLMKARTHILHKVLEGCLQRQEASVLYPYLPKKHEYTLFITQTACQWKLYKHYLNHYGNQSKQSILKDFHILQKIWSHPQVLHNFQTKAQDQRNKIKAEKLEDDLATEDLEEIKPNPTDLWWLEYMDGGNMLETLDSSNKFVVVFRILDECIALGDKVLIFSTSLFCLDALEYFLKKINKWSLGQEYFRLDGSVPAEVRQKWCREFNADSNYKTKLFLVSTRAGCLGLNMTAANRVIILDTSWNPAHDIQSIFRVYRFGQKKDCFIYRLVAMGTMEQKIYERSVTKQAVACRVVDEQQIDRHYNMADLTELYKFDELGSSVAGGVAVGVADVALLRVARLPALHAVHEHDSLLRGSAEQGLPEHERDAAWVQFQQEQAHKQIENELLDEAPKTATKRLHGHDYALSPAPADIKTEDKSDDFQPSETKSKKGKKIIKCLIPIQDNKNNEIVPDIKVEPTPTSSKAKKRPASPEPGPSIDKDAMNEEIMVEKITDILLKHNFQYKKGRGVVGTLVSKVRSLVMKGYIDSEDKADELTSSIADVLLPKQVSVPMATNIMCESINNSAAPCYRTEPDAPPAQVRQKPGPASKKKGAIPQDNTPRTTPTLPDAAVNDPSTKTKRRAAIQAEKHIDYLVQDVIIDLDDDDNDAGDADFVPVNTPNKSQKKTSKNGIFLENANSDGTLNADSQNPKAVDVVASNFNNNLKVYTPSFSKIKVTSENKHVELPKPVPGRDYSNSVKPTVNNEKKSNPPLDASISILLSDDEEPISAKEPSKTSKEPPKTSKAPPKISNYPSKKVTETPKITETVDDEVVPLPATLLRNENFINIVAYTYLSGNPMLDEDAAKLAAQYSTLKAFDEVKRTGKDICSGPIYDIAIKVVGKDVLKKMQVFIDKTTVGSADTALTEKEMTNRLLATPKSSGKPPELLKSFSQAFRNDVINGKLGSTAVPPKVQRKQPAVTITPIPPGVVPVGLVQMANNSFGDSGGECILPDSENTITNNQDRADASVKPAQIVINCVSSTPPKKPVLLKAMLEKPLNEEKLANSAVSLRKTLPKPDTPVSTASQPLRVTAWLPTSPASAPVTSNAASNYISLDSDEEDTATKTQPTARAAITLPQETTITSITPTTSITPVPPYSPHPQDQSAAMPVPVSLTMANAPSVSLSLLQNHAPVVTPTPGRKTLVVKQVSMTGQHRKILLVPSDKLASMNNTPSITVQPSEQPQSPPPPESQPELQPVSLLLSKTYTKAKAKAKTPAIGTGDILKVSKSGKIAIIQKPDSKVTAVTSAKSIDLTDVPSTSKPSIPKASTVTINLTDEITLTTAKPKVDKKQEQKKAASKLASQSNGKSSSSSDESLSIFKDVVQIQASDYSEPPRPQHKHKSSAVRPEKSNVSLNDKKQSTLKTADGKKLTQVPQSKVPKHINAAVKIKIEGLNKTKALSRKEQDNFIRKAMTSIIKPTTGKRPEKRGSGSKTKSSATAAPVTVDLTNTPLVYASSITSSIGGAAKRLSSNVDKATAKKKKTEPMTLKDFDLDDFDDIIELE comes from the exons GATAGCATATCACAATCTCCTAAAACAAGGAACAGTAGAAAGAAACGTCAAAATAGTGTTTACTATGAGCGTCCCTCTGTAGAAACTAAAAATGATAGTGGCTTAAAATCAAGTCAAGTCTCTAAAGAAActttgattgaaaataaaagtaaaagagCAAAGAAGACAACACCAAGAAAATCTGTAGAAAACGAATTATCTAGTGCACCCTCAACATCACTTGGTTTAGATCAAGAGATAATTGGTGGTAAGAGAATACGTAGGAGACCAAAGAGGTATGCATcttcaaatgtatatttatactCAAGTGATTCAGATCAGTCTGATACCCATAGGATAATTGAACCAGATGAGTTACCCAAAAGTGTTAAAAGCACTAAAAATAGAAGATCACAAAGGAAATCTTCTAAAACTCATGAACTGGAAGAAGAAAACCATGAATCTTTGCATCCTGAAGTCTTTTCCGAATTATGTGAGACACTAGCATTAAATCCAGTGAAACCAAATAGCAAAAGcaaatctaaatctaaaattaaaatattgagtgATGTTAAATTAACTAATAGTGAGGATTTGGATAACATGACATTGAGCCagataaagcaaaaaaagaatGGTGTGGGTGAAAGTAAATCTAAAACTGGTAAATCAAAAAATGGTGTAAAACATGTTGATGTTGATCTACCCCTGCAACCACACAACAAGAGCGTGGAAAAAACCAAAGGCCGCTCAAGAGGAAGAGCGAGAAAAAAATCCACTATTGATAACACTCCTGAAAGTATTTCAACAATCCAGACTCCCCAAATaactaataatgaaaataaggaaattgtAGAAACAATGAATCTTGAGACTGAAACTATCAGCTCAACTACAGACAGTGTTTGTAATGGCAACAATAGTACAAGTCAAGCTAACACTACTCTTGATACTAACATTAATGAATCCTTAGATGTTACTGACTCCTTTTCCACACGCAATACAAAGATGCCAACCATGTCAGACTTTGAATACAATATTGACAGTGGATTAAGTAAGGACAGTTCTGTAAATCAAGGCAATTCAAAACAGGACAACAGTTCATTGGCAGAAGATTCCTCTAAGAGACCTAAACGTAAAAAAGGTCAAGTTTTACATTATCAGGAAGAATCTGATGAGGATCCATATGCTAATATTGAATTATCTGATGACAGTGAACCAATAAGTAGGAAAGGTAAGAGATATTATTCAGATGATGAATATGTTCCCGGGAGAAAAGAGTTAACAGATGAAAACTCAACAGATAGTGAAGTATTAGAAATAGTTGATGAAGATAAACTGCAAAAGAAAAAACGTGTAAGAAGTAAAAAATCTGACAGCCAGTCACcacgtaaaaaaacaaacaaagacaaacacaacacaacacaagagattgatgatgatgatattgagGTGTCTTTGCAAGGCACTGTGATAAAAGGAGGTGATGAACCGCAACCCTCAACCAGCTGGGCCTGTAGTGATGAGTTTGAAAACTTCCTAGCCAAAAAGATTCAAgggacaaatttaaaaataaagaaagtgTCATCTACCAATCCTAGTGAAACTAAAACCTTGGAAATACCTATGATTGATTCTGACGCAAAAAGAACTATTGAGATGTGTACCCAAACTAATATTCCTAAAATGGCATCTACTGCTGTACAGACCAGCTTGCCTTATGATGTACCTATGAAAGAAGCTATTGCTTTAACTGCTGAACAATCTGAGAAAGCATGTGAATTCTTGACTAGTATTGTGAATACAACATCTGAGTTAGGAACACTAATGACTCAAAAATCTGAAGActttatcaaaaagaaaataaacacaaatcaCGTTAATGACACCATGAAAGTCGATTACTGTGTAAAAAAGTCCTTTTTGTTGCTTAAACTTGCTAAACATAATCTAACGCAGATGGAGGAAGACCTAGGTAAGCAATATGAAATATTCCTCAACTCGAATGGCCTTGCATATTGCAGAGAAGCACAAAAAGAGATATTGTCCACACCAAATGAGATTAGTAGTGACAGTGATTGTGAAATTGTAGAAGAACCAATTGTTGTCGAAAAACCTAATGGAAATAGAAATTGTGCAAGTGCAAAAAAAATTTTCCTTAACAAAGAATTATCtatcaagattaaaaaaaagacatcgGAGAACAAAACTCTTAACATCCTAAAGAGTGGGTCATCTGTTTGGCTTGGTAAAACAGTGGTCAAAAAGGTTCAGTCAAATACTCAGTCTTTTTTAGCCCAGGACAGCCGAAATAAAAAACCTCctgacaataaaataacaacaaaaatggtAAGTgacttttttaagaattataacCATCAGAGAGTGATGTCCACTTGCGCTTCTTTTGTGACCACAGATTGGCTTAAAGTGAACACAGAGAGTGTGTGCAACTACTTTGTAGTAAAGCCActcaatttcaaaaacaatgttaattatCCTGAGAATGGTGAAATCAGTATGAATAGCACAGCAAGCAATACCAGAGCTGCTGGGAGAAATcatgattttaataatgttaaaaataatgctaaaTGTAACATAGTTACAAGTCCAGAGACACTGTTCAAAATGTGTTATAGAAAAGTAAGAAACCAATTGCATGAAAATAGTTGTGTCAAAGAAGTTTGTCAACAAATACGAAATGAACTTGCAGATGGGAAAAAGGAGCCAGTAACATTGTTGCAACTGTCTTTGAGAGCTTTGGGTGGGGAAGCTGCGGACAACGAGGAGCGCAGCACGTCGTCATCTCAAACCATACTCTCTTATGAAACATCACAATCTGCACTGCCTCTTAAAAAGCTGTGCTACCAAAAAGTAGTAGAAGTGCTGTACCATAGTCAAAAGGATTCCGGAGAAGCTCAGCAAGCAGATGAAACAAGCTTGAGTACACTGGCATTCAATGATCTTCTTCCTATCAGCTCACCTAATAATTCATATCAAACAAGAAGCTTTGAATATGGGATCAAgtctctttttaaattatgtgtagAATTCATACAAAGAAATCaagtttatgataataatattttcatacctaaaacattaaaatcccTTTCCTTTAAGAGTGTACAACAATTGCTTTATGGAGAGTTTAATCATGACCTTATGTTATCTagtcaatttaattttactgttcCTCAACATGATGGTGAAATAACTACTCCAGGTCTAACAATAAATTCTGTAAATACATTATCAGAGGAAGCTTTCTTGAATCTAGAAGAGTCTCATGCAGATGGCTCTGATAGGTCTGAGTACTTTGATGATTTTGTCCAAGAAGACCATTACGAGTCCGAGTTTAATGAGACGGAAGATAATAACCAAACAGAGACTAATTGGGTATCTCAAGTGCAATTGAAGGAACTGAGATcatgtgtaaataataataattcgtcAGCAgcaattaaagaagaaaatatgcTATTACCaactcaaattaaaattgaaccAGCAGAGGAATTGCCAGAAAATGAAGACTGTCCAGCTTTCGTCAAGACTGAGCCTACCGCGCCGGGACTTGACGAGATGACAATGTTTCCCGGTGTGAAACCAGAACTTGACCCCGAAACATCTGGATCAGGTACAGTTCCACAGAATAATAGTGAATACAGCATTGACGCTTTTGAAGAGTTTGTCACTTCCAACAAGCTCGTAAATGGTCTACAGGGCTGCGATATATACAGCCAGAGTGCAGCACGAGTACGCAGGCAGCACGAACCCGATTATTATGAAGAAGTTGATACAAGTATGAGCTTACTAGTTCCGCAGACGTATGAACCGCTGAGTGTTGACACAGCCAAAGGGAGCCTAATGGAGACCAGCTCTGATGAAGACATATCGAAAAGTAAAAAAGGTATAGGCAAGAAAAAAGTTGATAAgcgtaataaaagtaaaaataaaaaacttgaacAACAATCTACCAGCAAAGATGTCCCCGCGCAATCCAGGGACGAGTCATCGCTTGTAGAAGTAgctaatttgacaaaaaaaatgaggGACAGAATAACTCAAGAAGAGGAAAGAGATGCTTCTACAGATTCTGAAAATGAAGATTTACCTCTTCGTTTAAGAAGGAGAAAGGACCAACAGAATCAAGCTCAAACCAGTAAAACCAAAGACAGTCAAAGCGAAAACAGTGAAATTCAATGTAATAATGTAGATTCGACTGACAAAGTCGACGATGTTGACAAATTCACTGGATTTACGGCTATTGATCAAAACGAGATGTCtacgtataaaaaatacatggaATTCGTATACGATAAAATTATGCCCAAAGATGAGGCAACACAGGATTCTAAGGATTCCTCAACGGCCAAAGAAAGTCAAGATAGTAATATAGGTGAACTTATAAGTCCCGATGAGCCTGTAGAACTCTTAGAGTGTGAACCAACGATGCCTATTTTCGACGACATTGCTGACGGTCGAAACGAAAATATAGATGAACCAAAAGAAATAGTAGATAAACCATTAAAGCAGAGCGCTCCGTCATTCGTAGATCGTCATGGTTGGCACTGCTATCCACTTGATCCAGAAGATACCAAACTCTACCTAAGTAATTGTGTGGTTTTGGAAAAATTGCCGGGATCCTTTTTCAACACATATTTCGAGtatcaaaatatgaatatgGATGAAAATGACGCCGAAATCAACag GTTAACAAACTTGAACACATTGACTAGGGCAGCACAAGTGAAagaagtaaaaagtaaaaagtctAAAAGGGATGCTACAGGTACCATCAAATCTGAGCCTGGCAGTGACCCTGCAAGCCCTTCCAACTCCGACCATTATGAAGAATTGGAGCCTTCTGATGATGAAGGCACCAGGGTGGAAGATGAAGTGCCTCCACCTATG CCCCAAAGGCAAACAGAAAACGCTATTGCAAAAAATCTTCTGATGGACGACAACAATAGCGATGCCGACGAACCTCATATTAAAGAGGAGCCTTTAGATAAAGAAGTTAAGAAGTCCAAAGAGAACAGCAAAACTAGGAAGTCTGGTGTTGAGTTATCTGACAGTGAAGACTTAATGCTGACTGCAGACAAAGTGATGAATAAGGAGCTGAATCAGTTGCATGCACCTGTAGTGCTTGACGAAGCTAAGGAGACGCCCACGAACGGACCCGTTACTAGGAATAAACAG aaaaatgggTCTAAAAACCAGTCATCGGGTAGTAAAGTAATAGTTGAGGATGATTCTTCATCTGAAGAAGAAAAACAGTGGGTCACGACTAAGGAAAAGCTTCTTAAAAGGCTGTGCAGGAAGGAGGATCAAAG TCTGGACGACGCCAAACGTGCGAAGCTTGTAACCGAGTTCATCGAGAGACGCACCGACTGTCCCGACTCGTATCACAGGCCGCGACATAAGTCCAAACGCACCAGCAAGAAGGTTCTCGAGCGACAGAAACAACTAAG AGTGTTATCAAGAGAGCTTTTCGGTGAGCCAGACCCTTCGACATCTAAAAGATCACAGAAGGCTCAAGCTAGCCTACTCTACAAAGGTCGTCGTAATATCAGAAAG GTTATCGACAAGAAATCTTTAGCGCGAAGTACAGTCGTAGCTAACATGGAGGAATTTGAGAGAAAAAGAAGACTGAATGCAAGGCAAGCCGCTCTG CGTGAACGGCTCGGCTGCGAGGAGGGTGTAAACGTGCTAGTCATTAACGACGAGGTCTGTCTGGAGTACGACTTCGAAGCCAACCGGCCCATCGTCACCGTTCACTCCTTCTTCACTAAAGTCATGAAGGCACATCAG TACGAGGGCGTGAAGTTCATGTGGGACGCGTGCTTCGAGAGCGTGTCGGAGCTGGAggcggggcgcggcggcggcggctgcatCCTGGCGCACTGCATGGGGCTCGGCAAGACGCTGCAGGTGCTGGCGCTGCTGCACACG GTCCTGACGCACCCCCGCGTCGGTATAAAGCGAGTTCTCGTGGTATGTCCTCTGTCGACCGTACTCAACTGGGTCGACGAGATCCACAAGTGGATCGGACCCGTTACTAATAAAATCAAG GTATTCGAACTATCAAAGCTAAAGAAGACTTACGAACGCGCATACCAACTTGAAGACTGGTTCAATGGCGGAGGCATTTTCATCATAGGCTACGAGCTCTTCCGCAGCCTCTCAACCTTGGACCCGTTCCTCGATGACATACGACCGACCATCATAAACAAGATCCGGACAGCCCTATTAGACCCCGGTCCAGACATCATAGTGTGCGACGAAGGACATTTACTGAAGAATGATTGTTCCGTACTCTCTGTAGCCATGAGTAGGGTTGTCACGAAACGGAGAATTATATTGACGGGCACGCCCATGCAGAATAACTTGAGAGAGTATTACTGTATGGTGAACTTTGTCAAACCTAATTTATTAGGGACGTATGCTGAGTATTCTAACAG GTTCGAAAATCCAATAATGAACGGTCAGCATCGCGACTCAAGAGAAGAAGACATCAAGCTAATGAAAGCCCGAACTCACATCCTACACAAAGTTCTGGAGGGTTGTTTACAAAGGCAGGAGGCATCAGTCCTATACCCCTACCTCCCTAAGAAACACGAGTACACCCTGTTCATAACGCAGACGGCGTGCCAGTGGAAACTGTACAAACATTACTTGAACCACTACGGGAATCAATCCAAACAGAGCATTTTAAAAGACTTCCACATTCTACAGAAAATCTGGTCGCACCCACAAGTGTTGCATAACTTCCAGACTAAGGCGCAGGATCAGAGGAATAAAATTAAAG CTGAGAAGCTAGAAGACGACTTAGCAACGGAAGACTTGGAGGAGATAAAACCCAACCCCACGGACCTGTGGTGGCTGGAGTACATGGACGGAGGCAACATGCTGGAGACCCTCGACAGCTCCAACAAGTTCGTCGTCGTGTTCCGGATACTGGACGAGTGTATCGCTCTGGGAGATAAAGT ACTGATATTCTCAACGTCACTGTTCTGCCTGGACGCGTTGGAGTACTTCCTGAAGAAGATCAACAAGTGGAGCCTCGGCCAGGAGTACTTCCGGCTGGACGGGTCGGTCCCCGCCGAGGTGCGCCAGAAGTGGTGTCGCGAGTTCAACGCCGACAGCAACTATAAGACTAA ACTATTCTTGGTATCGACCCGCGCCGGCTGCCTAGGCCTGAACATGACGGCGGCGAACCGCGTCATCATCTTGGACACGTCGTGGAACCCCGCGCACGACATCCAGAGCATCTTCAGGGTCTATCGCTTCGGGCAGAAGAAGGACTGCTTCATATACCGGCTCGTTGCTATG GGTACGATGGAACAGAAGATTTATGAGCGCTCGGTGACTAAGCAAGCCGTCGCCTGCCGCGTGGTCGACGAGCAGCAGATCGACCGACACTACAACATGGCTGACCTCACTGAGCTCTACAA GTTCGACGAGCTGGGCTCGTCGGTGGCGGGCGGCGTGGCGGTGGGCGTGGCGGACGTGGCGCTGCTGCGCGTGGCGCGCCTGCCCGCGCTGCACGCCGTGCACGAGCACGACTCGCTGCTGCGCGGCTCGGCCGAGCAGGGCCTGCCCGAGCACGAGCGGGACGCCGCCTGGGTGCAGTTCCAGCAGGAGCAGGCGCACAAAC AAATAGAAAATGAACTGCTAGATGAAGCTCCGAAAACGGCAACGAAACGATTGCACGGTCACGACTATGCTCTCTCACCGGCGCCGGCCGATATCAAGACTGAAGACAAAAGTGATGACTTTCAGCCAAGCGAAACCAAATCTAAGAAGGGAAAGAAAATCATCAAGTGTTTAATACCAATACAGGATAACAAGAACAATGAAATTGTCCCAGACATCAAAGTTGAGCCAACTCCTACCTCAAGCAAAGCCAAGAAACGTCCCGCGTCGCCAGAACCCGGCCCCAGTATAGACAAAGACGCAATGAATGAAGAAATCATGGTCGAGAAAATAACAGACATACTCCTCAAACACAACTTCCAATATAAAAAGGGGCGGGGCGTGGTAGGGACTCTCGTGTCAAAAGTCAGGAGTCTAGTAATGAAAGGGTACATAGATAGTGAGGACAAAGCAGACGAGTTGACGTCTAGTATAGCTGATGTCTTGCTTCCGAAGCAAGTGTCAGTGCCGATGGCGACCAACATCATGTGCGAGTCCATCAACAACTCTGCAGCACCTTGTTACAGGACTGAACCTGATGCTCCACCAGCACAAGTAAGGCAAAAGCCTGGACCAGCTTCAAAGAAGAAAGGTGCCATTCCCCAAGATAACACGCCTAGAACAACCCCAACGTTGCCTGACGCGGCCGTAAACGACCCCAGCACAAAAACTAAACGGAGAGCAGCTATACAGGCTGAAAAACATATCGACTATCTAGTCCAAGACGTTATTATCGATCTAGACGATGACGACAATGACGCAGGTGACGCAGATTTCGTACCGGTAAATACCCCTaacaaaagccaaaaaaaaacgtcaaaaaacggtatttttttagaaaacgcAAATAGCGACGGCACTTTAAACGCTGATTCACAAAACCCTAAAGCTGTTGATGTTGTCGCTTCTAATTTTAACAACAACCTGAAAGTTTATACACCttcttttagtaaaattaaagtTACATCTGAAAACAAACACGTTGAACTACCTAAACCTGTACCCGGTAGAGATTACTCAAATTCAGTTAAACCAacagtaaataatgaaaagaaaagtaatCCTCCACTCGACGCAAGTATCAGTATACTGTTAAGTGATGATGAAGAACCTATAAGCGCCAAGGAACCGTCGAAAACATCAAAGGAGCCGCCGAAAACATCAAAAGCACCGCCGAAAATATCAAATTACCCGTCAAAGAAAGTAACAGAAACTCCGAAGATCACAGAAACAGTAGATGACGAGGTTGTGCCTTTACCAGCAACGTTATTGAGAAACGAGAATTTTATCAACATAGTCGCTTATACTTATTTATCTGGTAACCCTATGCTGGATGAAGACGCTGCGAAGCTTGCCGCTCAGTATAGTACGCTGAAGGCCTTTGACGAAGTCAAGCGGACCGGGAAAGATATCTGCAGCGGACCGATCTATGATATAGCCATTAAG GTCGTAGGCAAAGATGTACTCAAAAAGATGCAGGTCTTTATCGATAAAACAACAGTCGGGAGTGCCGACACGGCATTAACTGAAAAAGAGATGACCAACCGTCTCCTAGCTACACCTAAAAGTTCTGGAAAACCGCCTGAATTACTAAAGAGCTTTTCCCAGGCCTTTAGAAATGACGTCATTAATGGCAAGTTGGGAAGTACTGCGGTACCACCAAAGGTGCAAAGAAAGCAACCTGCGGTAACTATCACTCCGATCCCTCCCGGTGTCGTTCCTGTTGGTCT GGTCCAAATGGCTAACAACTCGTTCGGAGACTCTGGCGGCGAGTGCATTCTTCCGGACAGCGAAAATACCATCACTAACAACCAAGACCGCGCTGATGCCTCCGTGAAACCCGCGCAAATCGTTATCAATTGCGTGTCTAGTACTCCGCCTAAGAAACCCGTTCTGTTAAAAGCGATGCTGGAGAAACCACTTAATGAAGAAAAACTTGCAAACAGTGCGGTTAGTTTAAGAAAAACATTGCCGAAACCTGATACTCCAGTGAGTACAGCGAGCCAACCGCTGCGGGTCACAGCGTGGCTGCCGACGTCACCAGCGTCAGCGCCCGTCACCTCTAACGCGGCTTCTAACTACATCTCCCTGGACAGTGACGAGGAAGACACCGCTACGAAAACACAGCCGACCGCGCGAGCCGCCATTACCTTGCCTCAAGAAACTACCATTACAAGCATAACACCGACCACCAGTATCACACCAGTGCCCCCTTACTCGCCACACCCACAGGACCAATCGGCCGCGATGCCGGTCCCCGTCTCGCTGACTATGGCGAACGCTCCCAGTGTCAGTCTGTCTTTGCTACAAAACCACGCTCCTGTCGTAACACCAACGCCGGGACGGAAGACGTTGGTGGTAAAGCAGGTCAGCATGACAGGTCAGCATAGGAAGATCCTTCTAGTGCCCTCTGATAAACTCGCCTCCATGAACAATACACCTTCAATCACGGTGCAGCCATCGGAACAGCCTCagtcgccgccgccgccggagTCGCAGCCGGAGTTGCAGCCAGTCAGCTTGCTTCTATCAAAAACATATACTAAAGCAAAGGCAAAGGCTAAAACACCGGCCATAGGCACGGGGGACATCCTAAAAGTATCAAAATCGGGTAAAATTGCAATTATTCAAAAACCTGACAGCAAGGTAACTGCGGTAACCAGTGCTAAGTCTATTGACCTTACGGACGTTCCTAGTACATCTAAGCCAAGTATTCCAAAAGCCTCGACTGTGACAATTAACCTGACAGATGAAATTACTTTAACAACGGCAAAACCGAAAGTCGACAAGAAACAAGAACAAAAGAAAGCAGCCTCTAAACTAGCAAGTCAAAGCAATGGAAAATCGAGCTCTAGTTCTGACGAGTCCCTCTCAATCTTCAAGGACGTTGTGCAAATCCAAGCGTCAGACTATTCCGAACCACCTCGGCCCCAACACAAACATAAATCAAGTGCTGTACGCCCAGAAAAAAGCAACGTATCTTTGAATGATAAAAAGCAGTCCACTCTTAAGACGGCGGATGGCAAGAAACTAACACAAGTGCCGCAAAGTAAGGTACCGAAACATATAAACGCGgcagtgaaaataaaaatagagggcttaaataaaaccaaagcaCTTAGTAGGAAGGAACAGGACAACTTCATTAGGAAAGCGATGACTAGTATAATTAAGCCTACTACCGGAAAGAGGCCGGAGAAGAGGGGCAGTGGCTCCAAAACCAAAAGTAGCGCCACCGCAGCTCCGGTCACTGTAGACCTCAC GAATACTCCGTTAGTGTACGCATCATCAATTACGTCAAGCATTGGTGGCGCCGCAAAGAGGTTGTCTTCTAACGTAGACAAGGCGACCgctaaaaagaaaaagactgaac CAATGACGCTGAAGGATTTCGATCTGGATGATTTCGACGATATCATTGAACTCGAATAA